The DNA segment GAGCTTCCAGCCGCGGCCCCCGGACAAGGGCAGCTTCCCGCTGGACCACTTCGGTGAGGGGCGTCGGTGGGCCCCGCGGGACGCGCTCCTGGGAGGGAGGCGCCGGGCTGCGGGCGGGCGCGTCCCGCTTCCACGGCGGAGAGAAGACGCCTCCTTTCCCGTTCCAGGCGAGTGCGAGCACTTCAAAGAGCGGTTCTTGAAGTGCCTGCGGGACCGTCGCTTTGAAAATGCTCTGTGCAGAAGCGAGTCGAGAGACTACCTGCAGTGCCGGATGG comes from the Manis pentadactyla isolate mManPen7 chromosome 10, mManPen7.hap1, whole genome shotgun sequence genome and includes:
- the LOC118936100 gene encoding cytochrome c oxidase assembly protein COX19 — protein: MSTAMNFGSKSFQPRPPDKGSFPLDHFGECEHFKERFLKCLRDRRFENALCRSESRDYLQCRMDRRLMAQEPLEKLGFGDLTGGKSEAKTQV